CCAGCAGCTCGCCGTCGACAGCGCCGAGCTCACACCCCTCCAGCACCACCCCGAGCACCCCGGGCACCCCCGCCTCGACCACGCCGAGCGGCACCCCCTCCAGCCCCACCGGCGGCCTGGCGCACACCGGCGCCGGCAACACCGTCCCGCTGGCCGGGGGCGCGGTGGCGCTGGTCGCCGCGGGCGGCGGCATGGTGATGTACACGCGGCGCACGCGGAAGCAGGGCTCGCATTCGTGATGCGGTGAACCATCGCGCGGCATGTGCTGGCGCTGCCAGCACTGCCATTGCTGTCGGAGCCCTGCGGCGCCCGGTTTTCCGGGCTGCCGCGGGGCTTTCGGCATCCGAGTTAGCACTAGGGGCAACGCGATACGCCGGGCTGATCAGGTGGCGGCATCCCTCGCGACCCCGAACCACATCATGGTGAACAACCGCCGCGCCTGCTGAGCGCTGTTGCCGGCCAGGGCGGCCGCGGAGGCCATCGCCAGCAGTTCCTCGACGCTCACCTGCGGGGTCACCGTGCCGGCCTGGCAGGCTTGGTCGTACAGGTCGGTGGCGACCGTGCGCATCGCGTTGTGCCAGGTGTCGAACAGTTCGGTGCGGCGCTCGCCGCTGTTCTCGGTGCCGGCCAGGGCGAGGGCACGCTTGGTGGCGACGTGGACCACGAACTTGTCCAGCCAGACGAACAACGCTTCTCCCGGCGCTTCGGCCGCCCTCAGGAGGGCGCCGTCCATGCAAAGGTCTGCGACCTCGTCGGCGTAGACCGCCACGATCAGGTCGGCGCGGGTCGGGAAGTAGCGGTAGAGGGTGGCGTTGCCGACGCCGGCACGGCGGGCCACGTCGTCCAGCGGTATGTCGGAACCCTGCTCGGCGAACAGCTCCTTGGCCGCCGTGACCAGGGCTTGCACATTCCTGGCGGCATCGGCGCGCAGAGGGCGGCGCGGGGGCGGGGCAGCGGGTCGGTCCACCATCGGTCAGGTCCTCGGTTGCTAAGTGGGGAAGTCCCCACTTAGCCTAGCGCACATGACGCTCTCCTGGAACGACCACGTCGCCATCAACGAACTGATAGCCCTGCACGGGCACCTGTGCGACACCGGCGAGCTCGACCGCCTCGACGAGGTGTTCACCCCCGACGTCGCCTACGACGTCACCGACTTCGGCTTCGGCGTCCTACGGGGCCTCACGGGCAACCGCGACGCGGCACTCGCCCTCGGCGACCGCAACCCGGTCGGACACCACGTCACGAACATCATCCTGACCGAGCACGGCCCCGACCGGGTCCTGGCACGCTCCAAGGGCATCGGCATCATGGCCGACGGGAAGTGCGGCAGCGTGACGTACGACGACACGGTGGTACGACGGGAGGAGGGATGGCGTATCAGCGAACGGATCGTGCGAGCACGGCGGGTCCCACTGGGCGGCTGAGGCGTCCCCCGAACAGCCACACCGCCGGCGCCGAGCGGGCTCGGGGTCGCTAGCATCCGCAGGGGAAGGCGGTGATCATGGAGCCTCCACGGTCCTCCGAGCCCCGGCAGCCCCGCGCGGTGGCCGACGCGACCGGCACAGGTGGCACGGCGGCCGCGACCGACGCACCCGGCCCGGCCACCTCGACCAGCGCGACTAGCGCGAGCCGCACTCCCGGCACGGTTGGCGACCCCGGCCCGGCCAGCGCAACCAGCCCGGCCAACACGACCCCAACTGCTGGCGCATCCGCCCCGGCCAACTCGGCCAACTCGACCGGCGCGACCGACTCGAGCCCCACTAGCAGCGCGGTTGGCGAGCCCTGCCCGACTGGCCCGACTGGCTCGACCGGCGCGACAGGCCTGGCTGGCGCGGGCACAGCTGGCGCCACCCGCACGGCTGCCGCCACTGGCACGGCTAGCAAATCCGGCCCGGCTCGCTCGACCGGTGCAGGCGCGGCTGCCGCGAACAGCCCGGCCGCCCACCCCGCCACGGGCACCGGCTCTAGCTCTAGCTCTAGCTCTAGGTCTAGCTCTAGCTCTAACACCAGCACTAACACCAGCACTAACACCAGCACTAACACCAGCGGAGCCACCCCCGCCGCCCCCAGCCGCCTGGCCTCCTGGTTCGGCGACCTCCCGCCGGCTGCGGGCTCGGCGATCATGGCCACCGGCATCGTCTCGATCGGTCTGCGCTCGGTCGGGGCGCATACTCTGTCGGCGGTGACGTTCGCCCTGGCCGCGGTGGGCTGGCTGACGCTGGGTGGCGACTTCGCCCGTCGGCTGGGGTGGCAGCGGGGGCGGTGGACCGCCGAGTCGCACACTCCGCCGGCGCTGACCGGGGTCGCGGCGACCACGGTGCTGGGCGTCCGTGTGAGCTTGGAGGGCTGGCAGGTGCCGGCCGTGGTGCTGCTGATTCTCGCGGCGGTGCTGTGGCCTCCGCTGCTGTGGCTCGTCCTGCGCCATCTGCGGCCACATATGCAAGGTGCCGTGTTCCTGGTCTGCGTCGCGACTCAGGGGCTGGTGACGCTGGCTGCCACGCTCGCGCCGGCGCTCCCCGCGCACTGGCTTCTGGTGCCCGCGCTGGTGTTGTTCGTGCTCGGGCTGGTGCTGTACGTCGACGCTATGGGCCACTTCGACTTCGGCGCGGTGCGGAATGGCGCTGGGGACCACTGGGTCGCCGGCGGCGCGCTGGCTATTTCGGCGCTGGCCTGCGCGAAGCTGCTCGCGGGCGGGTCCGGGAAGGGCGCCGGGGCCTGGATCTGGGCCGCGCCGGTGCACGACATACTGCGGGTGACCGCACTCGTCCTGCTCGCGCTGGCCTGGTGCTGGTACGCGGTGCTCGTCGTGGCCGAGGTCCGGTGGCCCCGTCCTCGGTACGACGTGCGGCGCTGGGCCACCGTCTTCCCGATGGGTATGACGGCGGTGGCCACGATCGAGGTCGCGAAGTCCACCGGCTGGAAGTGGCTCACCGATCCGGGTCACGTGCTGGTGTGGGTCGGCGCCACGGCCTGGCTGCTGACGTTCGCCGGCTTCCTCAGGCAGGCAGCCAGGCAGGTCCGCCACGGCGGCGACCCAAGATGACAGGGTAAGGAGCTGACAGCGTAAGGCCGGCTCAACCACCGACGTGCGTGTCGACGTCCACCAGGTCCACGACCTCCGCCCGCTCCCGCCGCCGCCCCAGCATCCGCTCGCGCTGCGATTCCTCGTGGTGGTCGATCCGCCGCGCGTGCAGCAGCTGACGCGGGCTCAGCACAT
The Catenulispora sp. GP43 genome window above contains:
- a CDS encoding TetR/AcrR family transcriptional regulator yields the protein MVDRPAAPPPRRPLRADAARNVQALVTAAKELFAEQGSDIPLDDVARRAGVGNATLYRYFPTRADLIVAVYADEVADLCMDGALLRAAEAPGEALFVWLDKFVVHVATKRALALAGTENSGERRTELFDTWHNAMRTVATDLYDQACQAGTVTPQVSVEELLAMASAAALAGNSAQQARRLFTMMWFGVARDAAT
- a CDS encoding nuclear transport factor 2 family protein: MTLSWNDHVAINELIALHGHLCDTGELDRLDEVFTPDVAYDVTDFGFGVLRGLTGNRDAALALGDRNPVGHHVTNIILTEHGPDRVLARSKGIGIMADGKCGSVTYDDTVVRREEGWRISERIVRARRVPLGG
- a CDS encoding tellurite resistance/C4-dicarboxylate transporter family protein; protein product: MATGIVSIGLRSVGAHTLSAVTFALAAVGWLTLGGDFARRLGWQRGRWTAESHTPPALTGVAATTVLGVRVSLEGWQVPAVVLLILAAVLWPPLLWLVLRHLRPHMQGAVFLVCVATQGLVTLAATLAPALPAHWLLVPALVLFVLGLVLYVDAMGHFDFGAVRNGAGDHWVAGGALAISALACAKLLAGGSGKGAGAWIWAAPVHDILRVTALVLLALAWCWYAVLVVAEVRWPRPRYDVRRWATVFPMGMTAVATIEVAKSTGWKWLTDPGHVLVWVGATAWLLTFAGFLRQAARQVRHGGDPR